The proteins below come from a single Arthrobacter crystallopoietes genomic window:
- a CDS encoding MFS transporter — MSATSNLIDDAPLTTFHKKLTFFASGGPFIDGYALSIIGIAFITMTPGLELSTGEIGLIGAASLIGIFFGGGIFGWLTDKIGRHKMYIADLIALALFSLLNGLATEVWQVVLCRFLLGMAIGADYPIATSLLAEFLPRKVRGRLLGATFVVWAVGAAAAFAVGYLLRDMGPDAWRFMVASPAIFAVVTLLCRLGTPESPRWLLSRGRQDEARAVIKKVYGEQYDICDISSDAEAGAKKASFTDIFKGQLWKRTLFVSIFWTAQVIPLFAVYTFAPDLLASFGLTGDANLYGGSFLISMLFVIGGVPGLWLVEKIGRRKLLLGSFGVIAVALAIPAFIPDVQAGPLFLALAIFAIASGASSFLEVVYPNELFPTEIRATAVGFGTAISRVGSAASTYLMPVAILSFGAAGSLLIGAVISLVGLVATFLLAPETANKTLSELTSDKKPAFPAERTKEGSSL, encoded by the coding sequence ATGAGCGCAACGAGCAATCTCATTGACGATGCCCCGCTGACCACATTCCATAAGAAACTGACCTTCTTTGCCTCCGGCGGTCCGTTCATTGACGGGTACGCGCTGTCCATCATCGGCATTGCCTTCATTACGATGACGCCGGGGCTGGAGCTGAGTACCGGGGAAATCGGACTGATCGGCGCGGCGAGCCTAATCGGTATCTTCTTCGGCGGCGGCATCTTCGGCTGGCTGACGGATAAGATCGGCCGGCACAAGATGTACATCGCCGACCTGATCGCGCTGGCGCTGTTCTCGCTGCTGAACGGTCTGGCGACCGAAGTCTGGCAGGTAGTCCTGTGCCGGTTCCTCCTCGGCATGGCGATCGGCGCGGACTACCCGATTGCCACCTCGCTGCTCGCGGAATTCCTGCCCCGCAAGGTGCGCGGCCGCCTGCTCGGCGCCACGTTTGTGGTCTGGGCCGTTGGGGCTGCGGCTGCCTTCGCCGTGGGCTACCTGCTGCGCGACATGGGGCCGGACGCCTGGCGGTTCATGGTGGCGAGCCCGGCGATCTTCGCCGTCGTTACCTTGCTGTGCCGGCTGGGAACGCCGGAATCCCCGCGCTGGCTGCTCTCCCGCGGCCGGCAGGACGAAGCCCGTGCGGTGATCAAGAAGGTGTACGGGGAGCAGTACGACATCTGCGACATCTCCTCGGACGCTGAGGCAGGGGCCAAGAAGGCTAGCTTTACCGATATCTTCAAGGGCCAGTTGTGGAAGCGCACCCTGTTCGTTTCGATCTTCTGGACGGCCCAGGTGATTCCGCTGTTCGCCGTCTACACCTTTGCGCCGGACCTGCTGGCATCCTTCGGCCTGACCGGCGATGCCAACCTCTACGGCGGCTCCTTCCTGATCTCCATGCTGTTTGTGATCGGGGGAGTGCCGGGACTCTGGCTGGTGGAGAAGATCGGGCGGCGCAAGCTGCTGCTGGGGTCCTTCGGTGTCATCGCGGTGGCGCTGGCCATCCCGGCCTTCATTCCGGACGTGCAGGCGGGCCCGCTGTTCCTGGCGCTCGCCATCTTCGCCATCGCCTCGGGTGCCTCCAGCTTCCTTGAGGTGGTCTACCCGAACGAGCTCTTCCCCACGGAAATACGGGCGACGGCGGTTGGCTTCGGCACCGCGATCAGCCGGGTGGGCTCCGCCGCCAGTACGTACCTGATGCCGGTGGCGATTCTCAGTTTCGGCGCCGCGGGCTCGCTGCTGATCGGGGCCGTGATCTCCCTGGTGGGGCTGGTGGCAACGTTCCTGCTCGCGCCGGAAACCGCCAACAAGACCCTTTCCGAACTCACCTCCGACAAAAAGCCGGCCTTTCCGGCAGAACGTACCAAGGAAGGATCCTCGCTATGA
- a CDS encoding SDR family oxidoreductase: protein MPLLRVGNPEEVAAAVLWALSDEASYVTGTVISVAGGL from the coding sequence GTGCCGCTTCTCCGGGTTGGGAATCCCGAAGAGGTCGCCGCCGCGGTTCTATGGGCGTTGTCCGACGAGGCGAGCTACGTGACCGGAACAGTCATCAGCGTTGCCGGAGGGCTGTGA
- a CDS encoding formate/nitrite transporter family protein translates to MSDTQGDARRRELGDNSGPVEEEVEESFDRTVEEGAQRLNRSFRDVLITGLFGGFEIGIGIMAYLGVLHETENHLLAGLAFSAGLIALLLAKSELFTEGFLVPIAAVIAREASYAQLGKLWGGTLIANLVGGWLFMALIMTAFPQWSETTTTAANHFLDAGFNWETVCLAVLGGSTITLMTRMQHGTDSVTGKIAAAIVGAFLLAGLQLFHSILDSLLIFGAIHAGADIDYLEWLGWFSYVVVFNVLGGILLVTALRLVSASKLVKERREDSPVNPEEPRHSG, encoded by the coding sequence ATGAGCGACACCCAAGGCGATGCACGCCGGCGGGAACTTGGCGACAATTCAGGCCCGGTTGAGGAGGAGGTGGAGGAATCCTTCGACCGCACGGTTGAGGAAGGCGCGCAGCGGTTGAACCGGTCCTTTCGGGACGTACTCATCACAGGCTTGTTCGGCGGTTTTGAGATAGGCATTGGCATTATGGCCTACCTCGGTGTTCTCCATGAGACCGAGAACCACCTTCTCGCGGGACTAGCGTTCAGCGCAGGCCTCATCGCGCTCCTGCTAGCCAAGAGCGAGCTGTTCACGGAGGGCTTTCTGGTCCCCATTGCCGCCGTTATCGCCCGGGAGGCAAGCTACGCGCAGCTTGGGAAGCTGTGGGGTGGCACACTCATTGCCAATCTGGTGGGCGGCTGGCTATTCATGGCGTTGATCATGACGGCGTTCCCGCAGTGGAGCGAGACGACCACGACGGCAGCCAACCACTTTCTCGACGCCGGGTTCAACTGGGAAACCGTGTGTCTTGCCGTGTTAGGGGGGAGCACCATCACGTTGATGACCCGCATGCAGCACGGGACGGACAGCGTCACCGGCAAGATTGCGGCCGCCATCGTCGGGGCTTTCCTGCTCGCCGGGCTGCAGCTCTTCCACTCGATCCTGGACTCGCTGCTGATCTTCGGTGCCATTCACGCAGGTGCGGACATCGACTACCTAGAGTGGCTCGGCTGGTTTTCCTATGTGGTGGTCTTCAACGTGCTGGGCGGGATCCTGCTGGTGACCGCGCTGCGGCTGGTGAGCGCCAGCAAGCTGGTGAAGGAACGGCGCGAGGACTCGCCCGTGAACCCGGAGGAGCCGCGCCACTCTGGTTAG
- a CDS encoding LysR family transcriptional regulator, which translates to MDPVISDLNASPLRRLLPGLLDADTPHQERERIWDALQLWPSRQGVVLTLRERTPTGGLLHRLTDVDPDCVALVCGSEAVSIVPHCTSLRRFVQMTAGLRAGIGSTASVADLHLSYARSREALAFTDYGSPVSRAASYAELGALTLLARVPREELRRLPDLAAITVLDEEENGRAELEALEALCRTGTLRNAAKLLHLHHSSIAKRIRNVERALGYRLTDPLPKGSAYIALLALRLLKSGVHSEET; encoded by the coding sequence ATGGACCCGGTTATCTCCGATCTGAATGCGTCACCCCTGCGCAGGCTGTTACCCGGGTTGCTGGACGCCGACACACCTCATCAGGAGCGTGAGCGCATCTGGGACGCCCTGCAGCTGTGGCCGTCACGGCAAGGAGTCGTGCTGACCCTTCGGGAGAGGACACCAACGGGCGGACTGCTGCACCGGCTAACGGACGTCGACCCGGACTGCGTGGCCCTCGTCTGCGGCAGTGAAGCGGTATCCATTGTGCCCCATTGCACGAGCCTGCGTCGGTTCGTCCAGATGACAGCCGGGCTGCGTGCAGGCATCGGCAGCACGGCAAGCGTTGCCGACCTGCACCTTTCCTACGCGCGGTCCCGGGAAGCTCTCGCTTTCACCGACTACGGCAGTCCGGTTTCACGCGCGGCCTCGTATGCGGAACTCGGCGCCCTGACGCTCCTGGCGCGTGTGCCCCGGGAAGAGCTTCGGAGGCTCCCGGATCTGGCGGCCATCACGGTCCTGGACGAGGAAGAAAACGGCCGTGCGGAGCTCGAAGCTCTGGAGGCGCTCTGCCGGACCGGGACCCTGCGTAACGCGGCCAAGCTGCTGCACCTGCATCACAGCTCCATTGCCAAACGGATCCGCAATGTTGAGCGGGCGCTGGGTTACCGGCTGACCGACCCGCTCCCCAAAGGGAGCGCCTATATCGCGCTGCTGGCCTTGAGGCTGCTCAAGTCCGGGGTGCACAGTGAAGAAACTTGA
- a CDS encoding sensor histidine kinase yields MHRPRTQLPFAESFHSIGLRARVVLCQLPLVSCMLVVAAVFALVEPAMFANPWFRLCLLLHAVVLALCALIPWERLPVRSFHIIPIIDFALIALLLHADGEALSGLGMLLVFPVIWLSVSVLKSRILISFAGSLLAVLVPVLLSEAVNTPHLLRLVLAPVIMLAISVSVHIVANNLEFQRAQIAAAEAELHKVLQASREREQLLHAVVDSIDVGLVAVDSRGAVTLVNRQQEEFAVRASPPGCAAAPDLQTEQSKIYDDDGVTPLPPEARAVYKASRSEEFSGQIMWLGDGAQRIALSATARKISGHQARIPGPRADAESAGSVVLFKDVTDQLAALAAKDDFMSAISHELRTPLTSILAYVDLALEHPGLPGQVTKHLAVADRNAERLLELVSDFLSSSAGTLEIQTEAADLADVVKRSMLSATAGAAAKGIALVNEVDRELPAHIDPGRMTQVMDNLLSNAVKYSPRDSIVRIRGWQDQGTSVLEVEDTGYGMDAADQRRVFDRYFRSSSARSSGAHGTGLGLVVTKEVVNRHGGTIEVASRLGAGTKVTVKLPTDVQRATRDAGRSTVVGDL; encoded by the coding sequence ATGCACCGGCCCCGCACACAACTGCCTTTCGCCGAGAGCTTCCACAGCATCGGACTGCGGGCCCGGGTAGTGCTCTGCCAGCTGCCGCTGGTTTCCTGCATGCTCGTGGTTGCCGCAGTCTTTGCCCTGGTCGAGCCTGCCATGTTCGCCAATCCCTGGTTCCGCCTCTGCCTGCTGCTGCATGCTGTGGTCCTGGCGCTCTGTGCGCTTATCCCGTGGGAGCGGCTGCCGGTTCGGAGTTTCCACATCATTCCGATCATCGATTTCGCCCTGATCGCGCTGTTGCTCCATGCCGACGGCGAGGCGCTCAGCGGCTTGGGGATGCTGCTGGTTTTCCCGGTGATCTGGCTTTCCGTGAGCGTCCTGAAAAGCCGGATCCTGATCAGCTTTGCCGGAAGCCTGCTGGCTGTCCTCGTGCCCGTCCTGCTCTCCGAAGCCGTGAACACACCCCACCTGCTGCGCTTGGTGCTCGCGCCGGTTATCATGCTGGCCATCTCCGTCTCGGTGCACATTGTGGCCAACAATCTGGAGTTCCAGCGGGCTCAGATCGCTGCCGCCGAGGCCGAACTGCACAAGGTGCTGCAGGCCAGCCGGGAACGCGAGCAGCTGCTGCATGCAGTCGTGGACAGCATCGACGTCGGACTGGTCGCCGTGGACTCCCGCGGCGCCGTCACACTGGTCAACCGGCAGCAGGAAGAATTCGCGGTCCGCGCGTCCCCGCCGGGATGCGCAGCGGCGCCGGATCTGCAGACAGAACAGTCCAAGATTTACGACGACGACGGCGTAACTCCCCTGCCGCCCGAGGCTCGCGCCGTGTACAAAGCGTCCAGGTCGGAGGAATTCTCCGGTCAGATCATGTGGCTGGGCGATGGAGCGCAACGGATTGCCCTGTCGGCCACCGCACGCAAGATCTCCGGCCATCAGGCGCGCATACCAGGCCCACGGGCGGACGCGGAGTCGGCAGGATCAGTTGTCTTGTTCAAGGACGTGACAGACCAATTGGCCGCCTTGGCAGCCAAGGATGATTTTATGTCGGCCATTTCGCACGAACTCCGGACGCCGCTGACCTCGATCCTTGCCTACGTGGACCTGGCACTGGAACATCCTGGCCTGCCCGGCCAGGTTACAAAGCACCTCGCCGTGGCTGACCGCAACGCAGAACGGCTGCTGGAGCTGGTTTCGGACTTCCTCTCCTCATCGGCCGGGACGCTCGAAATCCAGACCGAAGCCGCAGACCTGGCGGACGTGGTCAAGAGAAGCATGCTGTCCGCAACAGCCGGCGCAGCGGCCAAGGGCATCGCCCTGGTCAACGAAGTCGACCGGGAACTGCCGGCGCACATAGACCCCGGACGCATGACGCAGGTAATGGACAACCTGCTCTCCAATGCAGTCAAATACTCCCCTCGGGACAGCATCGTCCGTATCCGCGGGTGGCAGGATCAGGGAACGTCGGTTTTGGAGGTCGAAGACACCGGCTACGGCATGGATGCCGCAGACCAGCGCCGTGTCTTTGACCGGTATTTCCGGTCCAGCTCCGCGCGAAGTTCCGGCGCCCACGGCACGGGGCTCGGGCTGGTGGTTACCAAGGAAGTAGTGAACCGTCACGGTGGCACCATCGAAGTTGCTAGCCGGCTGGGTGCTGGAACCAAGGTCACCGTGAAACTGCCAACTGACGTACAACGCGCCACCAGGGATGCCGGACGGTCGACGGTTGTCGGAGATTTGTGA
- a CDS encoding SGNH/GDSL hydrolase family protein has protein sequence MPERAPFHHQDHETFAIAVIGDSYSSGTSIGGQHEKNWVDVSHKQLSDNGLRVTITKAAEGGAGYVQVGNQGGTFVSNLARAANEDTDLIVFVGSRNDIRHVTGLSTEVSRAYEDAARMAPEAELLTIGAPWVDGNVPTEIHAINERLGIAAEAAGGNFVDPVENAWFFGQSNLIGADGVHPTDEGHAYMAAMITPHIQAALRG, from the coding sequence GTGCCGGAAAGGGCCCCGTTTCATCATCAGGACCATGAAACGTTCGCTATTGCCGTCATCGGTGATTCCTACAGCAGTGGTACAAGCATCGGGGGCCAACACGAAAAGAACTGGGTGGACGTCAGCCACAAGCAGCTGTCTGATAACGGGCTCCGCGTAACTATCACCAAGGCGGCTGAAGGCGGGGCTGGATATGTTCAGGTGGGCAATCAAGGAGGGACGTTCGTCAGCAATCTGGCGCGCGCAGCCAACGAGGATACTGATCTGATTGTGTTCGTTGGTTCCCGTAATGACATACGACACGTTACTGGCCTATCGACGGAGGTGTCACGAGCTTATGAGGACGCAGCCCGGATGGCGCCCGAGGCCGAACTGTTAACGATAGGTGCGCCATGGGTCGATGGGAACGTTCCGACAGAGATCCACGCAATCAACGAGAGGCTGGGTATCGCTGCGGAAGCGGCAGGCGGGAACTTCGTGGACCCCGTTGAGAATGCCTGGTTCTTTGGGCAATCTAACCTAATCGGTGCAGACGGAGTCCACCCCACGGACGAGGGGCACGCTTACATGGCAGCAATGATCACTCCCCACATACAAGCTGCCCTGAGGGGTTAG
- the speB gene encoding agmatinase — translation MTTHDPIGPVDATKVPRYAGLGTFARLPQIDRVPDYDIAIVGVPFDGGTSFRPGARFGPAGVREASRLLRPGYHVELDVEPVNETQVVDAGDFACTPYDITRAVREIEEQALPLLGLDKRLISIGGDHTIALPMLRALNKVHGPVALLHFDAHLDTWDTYFDQPVTHGTMFRRAFEEGLLVEDSSMHVGIRGPVYDRNDFLRDHEFGFQILRCSDLDVIGVPAAIQRVKDRLGDTPVYVSIDIDVLDPAFAPGTGTPEMGGLHSRELLALLRGLNGINIVGADVVEVAPAYDHADVTTLAAATVVFDLLALMVNRDKGASFVGEEDLQGAAV, via the coding sequence ATGACCACCCACGATCCCATCGGACCCGTCGACGCCACTAAAGTTCCCCGCTACGCAGGCCTTGGCACCTTCGCCCGGCTGCCCCAGATCGACCGCGTCCCCGACTACGACATCGCCATTGTCGGCGTGCCGTTCGACGGCGGCACCTCCTTCCGGCCCGGTGCCCGGTTTGGTCCGGCCGGCGTACGCGAAGCTTCGCGGCTGCTGCGCCCGGGCTATCACGTGGAGCTCGACGTCGAACCGGTGAACGAAACCCAGGTAGTGGATGCCGGCGACTTCGCCTGCACCCCGTATGACATCACTCGGGCCGTGCGGGAGATTGAAGAGCAGGCGCTGCCGCTGCTGGGACTGGATAAGCGGCTCATCTCGATCGGCGGGGACCACACCATTGCCTTGCCCATGCTGCGGGCACTGAACAAGGTGCACGGACCGGTGGCGCTGCTGCACTTCGACGCACATCTGGACACCTGGGATACCTACTTCGATCAGCCGGTCACGCACGGCACGATGTTCCGCCGGGCGTTCGAAGAGGGGCTGCTGGTGGAGGACAGCTCGATGCACGTGGGCATCCGCGGGCCGGTGTACGACCGGAACGATTTCCTGCGGGACCACGAGTTCGGCTTCCAGATCCTGCGCTGCTCGGACCTGGACGTCATCGGGGTTCCCGCCGCGATCCAGCGGGTCAAGGACCGGCTGGGAGACACCCCCGTCTATGTGTCCATCGACATCGACGTGCTGGATCCGGCCTTCGCGCCGGGGACGGGCACGCCGGAGATGGGCGGCCTGCACTCACGCGAACTGCTGGCGCTGCTGCGGGGGCTCAACGGTATCAACATTGTCGGGGCCGACGTTGTTGAGGTTGCACCCGCCTACGACCATGCCGACGTCACGACCCTGGCGGCGGCGACGGTGGTCTTCGACCTGCTGGCCTTGATGGTCAACCGGGACAAGGGCGCTTCCTTTGTCGGCGAGGAGGACCTGCAGGGAGCTGCAGTGTAA
- a CDS encoding acyltransferase family protein, which produces MTSAKRRDSSLGRVTSLDGLRGVAAVMVLLSHLMLLGPWISTVALDKSLAGPVWSWPWWLVHTPLHIFWEGTGAVYIFFILSGFVLTLPVVRNTRFSWLAYYPSRIVRLYVPVIASVVLAVVSIMLVPRSGSVGSKWLDGHIVSPTIPAILEDMTLLLGGGVLNTPLWSLRWEVAFSILLPAFVWLAFRLRGRPWILICGCLIAICVGELTHVSVLRFFPYFLIGGVMAAGWETISKSVTRINENRRASSAWLAIAILGVVLLEAGWYGVAIGIRSELLPIGNALSAMGAVLLVFSAVGAPFMKRWLESAVIQWLGKISFSLYLTHEPLLTAIAFLLPAQPVLIAMLTFPLALLLAQIFLVLVERPSHLLARSIKKSIEKSRLVSV; this is translated from the coding sequence ATGACTTCGGCAAAAAGACGTGACTCATCGTTGGGCCGCGTAACCTCACTTGACGGCCTTCGGGGCGTGGCAGCCGTAATGGTCTTGCTGAGCCACCTAATGTTACTAGGGCCCTGGATTTCGACAGTCGCCTTGGACAAGAGTTTAGCAGGCCCAGTCTGGAGTTGGCCGTGGTGGCTGGTACACACACCGCTTCACATTTTCTGGGAAGGCACCGGAGCTGTTTACATTTTTTTCATTCTTTCGGGATTCGTTCTGACCCTTCCCGTGGTTAGAAATACAAGATTCTCGTGGCTTGCCTACTACCCATCACGGATTGTCCGGCTGTATGTTCCCGTAATCGCATCAGTCGTTCTAGCTGTCGTTTCAATCATGTTGGTACCGAGATCGGGATCAGTGGGGTCTAAGTGGCTCGATGGCCACATTGTCTCCCCTACCATTCCTGCAATTCTTGAAGATATGACCTTACTCCTAGGGGGTGGAGTACTCAATACTCCGTTGTGGTCACTTAGGTGGGAGGTAGCCTTCTCCATCCTCCTTCCAGCCTTTGTGTGGCTCGCCTTTAGACTCAGGGGACGGCCCTGGATATTGATCTGTGGCTGTTTAATCGCCATATGCGTTGGGGAACTCACGCATGTCTCTGTGCTCCGGTTTTTCCCATACTTCCTTATAGGCGGCGTTATGGCTGCTGGATGGGAAACGATTTCCAAATCGGTGACTCGCATCAACGAGAACAGGCGAGCGTCATCAGCATGGCTGGCAATCGCGATCTTAGGAGTCGTTCTGCTCGAGGCTGGCTGGTATGGAGTAGCCATCGGTATTAGATCGGAGTTATTGCCTATTGGGAACGCCTTATCTGCCATGGGAGCTGTCCTGCTGGTCTTTTCCGCTGTTGGGGCCCCGTTCATGAAAAGGTGGCTTGAGTCTGCTGTCATTCAATGGCTAGGAAAGATTTCCTTTAGTCTGTATCTGACTCATGAACCGCTTCTAACTGCTATCGCTTTCCTGCTACCCGCTCAACCTGTTCTAATTGCAATGCTTACATTTCCGCTGGCTCTCTTACTCGCCCAAATTTTCTTGGTTCTCGTCGAAAGGCCGAGTCACCTGTTGGCTCGAAGCATCAAAAAGTCTATCGAGAAGTCACGGCTTGTGTCAGTCTAG
- a CDS encoding PepSY domain-containing protein, translating to MEGVTVPMAGAMTTELDEVSGSVEEASLDDKIDMPVWDIEIEAAEGSSTEVVIDAAGGERMGEESISKHVCRES from the coding sequence TTGGAAGGTGTCACTGTGCCGATGGCCGGGGCGATGACGACGGAGCTCGACGAGGTTTCCGGCAGCGTTGAAGAGGCCTCCCTGGACGACAAAATCGACATGCCGGTCTGGGATATCGAGATTGAGGCGGCAGAGGGTTCGAGCACCGAAGTGGTCATCGATGCCGCCGGCGGTGAGCGGATGGGCGAGGAAAGTATTTCAAAGCATGTGTGCAGGGAATCCTAG
- a CDS encoding lipopolysaccharide biosynthesis protein produces MSESVKRDTRIRGAGAARLVFVRVASSLMQAVMLVLLARNTDLVDFGLYSVSIAVGSILIGILGFGLTTRVLRIQADIDREQLLPSFMACTFLSAVICVGSIILFGLAQPGAFDVWSPAAALYVAAEMISTFTQSSLFGEQRLRRAELSIVLKRLIPLVPVAGAAIYAPHLMFQAVTVGSAALILTCLFLFGKRKWAGWNFKNVLGGSRHFWTASLWNMAQQLDQVAVNFWIGPSAAGGYAAAFRIASPVHLITGTITSLMVPRISAEQDRGRRNATSRTFIRIGFAYAVTLVLLSPVIAWVSPILLGDAFSAFSWLFGTLIINSAISVMNQIFSGLLFAEGAAKAVARSTGISTSLSMIAIFISAYSGSLVGVALGAMGGQLLFFAQLFLLWRSNAKKPIV; encoded by the coding sequence ATGTCAGAATCCGTGAAGCGTGATACGAGGATTAGAGGTGCGGGAGCCGCGCGTCTCGTGTTCGTCCGTGTTGCTAGTTCGCTAATGCAAGCTGTCATGTTGGTTCTGCTGGCTCGCAATACAGATTTGGTTGACTTCGGCCTCTACTCTGTGTCGATCGCAGTCGGGTCCATACTCATCGGCATTCTTGGTTTTGGCTTGACGACGCGAGTTCTTAGGATTCAAGCCGATATAGATAGGGAACAGCTGTTGCCTTCGTTTATGGCATGCACCTTCCTGTCAGCCGTTATATGCGTTGGTTCAATAATACTGTTCGGACTGGCGCAACCTGGTGCCTTCGATGTTTGGTCTCCAGCTGCTGCCCTATATGTTGCAGCAGAAATGATATCTACTTTCACTCAGAGTTCTCTGTTCGGAGAACAGAGGCTACGCCGAGCTGAACTTTCAATAGTCTTGAAGCGGCTGATTCCGCTGGTCCCTGTCGCTGGTGCCGCAATTTATGCACCGCATCTGATGTTCCAAGCGGTCACGGTAGGATCTGCTGCCCTTATCCTCACGTGTTTATTTCTTTTTGGTAAACGAAAGTGGGCCGGCTGGAACTTCAAAAATGTTCTAGGGGGAAGTCGACACTTCTGGACCGCAAGCTTGTGGAACATGGCCCAACAACTAGACCAAGTTGCGGTGAACTTCTGGATAGGTCCGTCAGCTGCCGGCGGTTACGCGGCTGCTTTTAGAATTGCGAGTCCTGTTCATCTAATTACTGGAACTATTACGTCCCTGATGGTCCCTAGAATCAGCGCTGAACAGGATAGGGGCCGGCGTAACGCCACAAGTAGAACTTTTATCCGAATTGGGTTTGCATATGCGGTCACGTTGGTATTGCTTTCTCCTGTCATCGCATGGGTTAGCCCTATACTGCTGGGTGATGCTTTCTCGGCCTTTTCCTGGCTGTTTGGCACGCTGATCATAAATAGTGCCATTAGCGTAATGAACCAAATTTTTTCCGGATTGCTTTTTGCCGAAGGTGCTGCCAAGGCTGTTGCCCGCTCTACCGGAATATCCACATCTTTGAGCATGATTGCAATATTCATTAGCGCCTATTCGGGCTCATTAGTCGGGGTGGCTCTCGGTGCAATGGGTGGCCAACTACTATTCTTCGCGCAACTCTTCTTACTTTGGAGGTCAAACGCCAAGAAACCGATTGTGTGA
- a CDS encoding PucR family transcriptional regulator: MSITVAELLAEPQLGLSLLAGEDGLQQRITWAHTSDLPRLWEWVTGGEIMMTNGLSIPAEPAGQVALAEALVAAGASALAIGEKMHAPELTPEFLAACNRLPLPVINVPYPLPFISIARSVAESSLLEESRRLRQTARIYDLLRLAGPLDEQWQALVHGVAAQLDSQLYVVDRRCLDPWHPGGEALPADLAGQLEPLIAAAPASGKKFQWHHVDGRHVLMMDVPTHDNALLLVLPRSEPHPDAVVLLHAASVLGLELSRTMLALEDQRRLGAEFLAQALEGRYALADLESRLRSFQLPAEKFLIVSVSGLDEGVFATIHAELWRHGLAHVSLRQFNTLHIVLPPECSEDQLRHSLPHGAKIGMSRPTSPAGMQRALQESLWALGTAGDTGQALVRYGDGPSWLGLTSMEEGQAMVQRLLGPILEYERGRQPDLIKTLQTYLDQQRSWQKAAAALFTHRQTVIYRIRKISELTGLDMAETSSLAQLWFALQIHQTMDLQHHAMNRPD; encoded by the coding sequence ATGTCGATAACAGTCGCCGAACTGCTGGCCGAGCCGCAGCTGGGTTTGAGTCTGTTGGCGGGTGAGGACGGTTTGCAGCAGCGGATCACTTGGGCGCACACCTCGGACCTGCCCAGGCTGTGGGAGTGGGTGACCGGCGGGGAGATCATGATGACCAACGGTCTCTCCATTCCGGCGGAACCCGCAGGCCAGGTCGCGCTGGCCGAGGCCTTGGTGGCCGCGGGGGCGAGCGCGCTGGCCATCGGCGAAAAGATGCACGCACCGGAACTCACGCCTGAATTCCTGGCGGCGTGCAACCGGCTGCCGCTGCCGGTGATCAATGTGCCGTACCCGCTGCCGTTCATCTCCATCGCGCGGTCCGTCGCCGAGTCCTCGCTGCTGGAGGAATCGCGCCGGCTGCGGCAAACGGCGAGAATCTACGACCTGCTGCGGTTGGCCGGCCCGCTCGACGAGCAGTGGCAGGCCCTGGTCCACGGGGTGGCCGCCCAGCTGGACTCTCAGCTTTATGTGGTGGACCGCCGGTGCCTCGATCCCTGGCACCCCGGCGGTGAAGCCCTGCCTGCCGACCTCGCCGGGCAATTGGAACCGCTGATCGCAGCCGCTCCGGCGTCGGGCAAGAAGTTCCAGTGGCACCACGTGGACGGCCGCCACGTCCTGATGATGGACGTTCCCACCCATGACAACGCACTGCTGCTGGTCCTGCCGCGGTCCGAGCCGCACCCGGATGCGGTGGTGCTGCTGCACGCGGCATCCGTCCTGGGCCTGGAGCTTTCCCGTACCATGCTCGCGTTGGAAGACCAGCGGCGCCTGGGCGCGGAGTTCCTGGCCCAAGCGCTCGAAGGCCGTTATGCCCTTGCTGATCTGGAAAGCCGTCTCAGGAGTTTCCAGCTGCCGGCCGAGAAGTTTCTCATCGTGTCCGTCTCGGGTCTGGATGAAGGAGTCTTCGCGACCATCCATGCCGAGTTGTGGCGCCATGGTCTGGCGCATGTCAGTCTCCGCCAGTTCAATACGCTGCACATCGTCCTGCCGCCCGAGTGCAGCGAGGACCAGCTGCGGCACTCCCTTCCCCACGGCGCCAAAATCGGCATGAGCCGGCCCACCAGCCCAGCCGGCATGCAGCGCGCTTTGCAGGAATCGTTGTGGGCGCTGGGCACCGCGGGCGACACCGGCCAGGCTCTGGTTCGCTACGGGGACGGACCCTCGTGGTTGGGCCTGACCAGCATGGAAGAAGGACAGGCGATGGTCCAGCGCCTGCTTGGACCGATTCTCGAGTATGAGCGGGGCAGGCAGCCGGACCTGATCAAGACCTTGCAGACGTACCTGGACCAACAACGGTCGTGGCAGAAGGCCGCCGCGGCCCTGTTCACCCACCGGCAGACCGTCATTTACCGGATCCGGAAGATCAGCGAGCTGACCGGACTGGACATGGCCGAAACATCGTCCTTGGCCCAGCTATGGTTTGCGTTGCAGATCCACCAGACGATGGATCTGCAACATCACGCCATGAACCGGCCAGACTGA